The stretch of DNA ATCACTTGGATTTAAAAACCAAAGACATCCTCAAGCAAGCTTTAATGGATTATGATGGAACTTTAATCCTCGTTTCTCACGATAGAGATTTCTTAGATGGCATGGTCAGTAAGATTTACGAGTTTGGTAACAAAAGGGTAAGAGAGCATTTCGAGGGCATCCAAGAGTTTTTAGAACGTAAAAAGATGGAGCATTTGAGAGAGTTGGAAGCTGGGAAGTAGTGGAGACGGATGACAGATGTGGGATTTGGAATTCCCGTTAATTTGATGAAGGCATTATTATCCTAAAGAATTATCTATACCAATCCGCAATATTCTAATAATCGACTCTAATACTTTTCAACATTATTACATTAACGGTTAGAAACTTATAATTCTATCCGTGTCTTTTTTGATTATATTTGGGCTTATGGAGATTCTAAATCCATTAAATAAAATAAACCCCAATTTAACCCAATGAAAAAAAACTACTATTTTGTATCAATCACATTGATAATGCTATTCTCCACCTCTATTTATGGTCAATATACCAATGGAAAGAAAGCAAGTTTAAGTACTGATGGAACCATATTACTCGAAAACATCCTTTTACCAGATTACAGTGAAAAAAGCACTGCTGAAATGCTAAATGGATTCCCCTTTGGAAGTCCTGCCAATGCCAGTTTTAAAAATTTCAGAGGTGCTGCCATAGCAGATATTGATGAGGATGGCGCAGATGAAATTATCTTTGGTGCCAATAATAAACTATTCGTTCTCAAAGGAAACGGCGAAACCCTTTGGACAAAAAATGTAAGTGGTACCATTATATATCCACCTAGCATAGCTGATATGGATGATGATGGACATTTAGAGATCATTCTTAACACTGGAGGCTCGCCTAATGCTGGACGAGTTTATTTGCTCGATAAAGATGGAAATGATTTAGAAGGCTGGCCACAAAACTTTGAAGAGCATTGGATGTTTAATGCCCCAGCCATATCTGATTTGGATGGAGACAATATTATGGAAGTCATTACCTGTGAAAGAGGAAATTCAAATTATGGTATGCTTCATGTCATCAAAATAGACGGAACTCCATTTAGTGATGCTTGGCCATTAGAGCTACCTGGCAATTTAGCCTTTACTCCTTCTATAGGTGATATTGACAATAATGGAACAAAAGATATTATCATTTCAATTTCCTCTGGGTCTCTCTATGCCATTAATACAAATGGCAGCTTTATTTTTGGTTTTCCATTAATAGAGGCAGGTAAAAGCTTTTCTTATCAATCGCCAATCATCTATGACTTTGATGGTGATGAGCTTATGGAAATTGTTGGAGCTAGACATGGGGATGCTTCAGATTATTATATGGTAAAATCAAATGGATCTTATCCTTTTGGCTGGCCAATCACTAGCCCTAGTGGCTGGAGATATTCCCCACCAACTGTGGTAGATGCTGACGATGATGGTGAATATGAGATATATGTTGGACATCCAAACACCGACGGTGGCGGAGCTCCATTAGATGTTGTTTTTGGATATAATGCAGCCGGACAAATGCTAGATAACCTACCTATCAACAAAGCTGGCGGTTGCGAAGGAGTTATTTCTGTCGCTGATGTGAATAATGATGATATTATGGATCTAGTGTTTACCAGTAATATTACTGATGCTGATGGATATGGTTTTATCCATGCCTACTCACTTGATGGAAGTGGAGAAATCGAAGGATTTCCTTTAAGACCAAAAGGATTTACATTTATCAATTCTGCAGTCTTAGGTGATATTAACGGTGATGAATTATTAGACATCAGCTGCCTTTCTTATACCAATTTCACAGGCAATGATTCTGTTTTTATCACTTCTTATAATTTAAATGTTCCGTATGATGAGTCAAAAATATTGGCTAATGGATATAAAGGAAATCAACTTAGAGATGGAAATGTCAATATTCAAACCAATGTTGGAATTTCTAAAATCAATGACAATTCTTTCGATTTCACAGCCAGTCCAAACCCATCTGATGGCATGATTAACCTTCAATTAAATCAAAAAATGGAGGATGCTCAAATTTCAATAATCAACTATTTAGGAGAAATCATATATTCAACTAGAACTTCAGGTGAAAACAATATACAATTAGATATGAGCAATATAAACAATGGCTCATACCTGATTAAAATAGAGACTGACAATATGTCAATGAGTCAAAAATGGATTAAATATTAGAATCCGCATTCATAATAAAGCTCCATAACTCATTATTAGTAATGGAGCTTTTTCTATTTTATTATTTTTAATATCTCAAGGATAAACAACTCAATCCACCATCCAATTTCTGGAATTCCGACATGTCTAATTCTATGATTTCATAACCTGTTTGCCCAATGACTTCTTTAGCTTTTGGAAATCCCTTTGGTATGATTACCGTATCATTTACCCAGATGCAATTTGCGGCGTAAGACTCCCCTTGCTCAACCTCTAGAATATTAAACTTCTTAAACTCGTCCTTCTCTAAAAACTCTCCACAAGCTACTAGATAATTATTCTCCAAATAAGCTAAACCGGTTTTTAAATGTAGGACCTCTTCCAAAGAAACTAAAGAACCTGTCATCCCATATTTCTCCAGAATAGAAATCATCTGCTTTGCACCATCCTCATTTGTTCTGGCTGACAAACCTATAAAATAGTGATTCTCAACCATCATAATATCACCAGCCTCAACAGTACCCGGAGCTTGAATAAACTCAATATTCTTGTATTCATCCTTCAAAACTTCTTTCATCTCTTCAATCTCTCCCCTCCTGCTTTCGGCCCCAGGATGAGTGATTATTGCGCAATGAGGTGTACACAGGGCAACATCCTCCACAAATGTACTGTCTGGAAAGTTCTCATCAGCTTCCAAAGTAATCACTTCGAGCCCACAGCTCAAAAGAGCGTCTACATAGGCTTCATGTTGTTTTATGGCCAATTGATAATCAGGCTGACCAAGGTTAACAGAACTCAGCCCATTGATCATGCTTTTACTTGGAATTCTTACTATCGCTTTTTGAAACATACCTTCATTATTTTATGTTGGTGAAGTTATAAAATCTTAGGATAAAATGAATGTCTTTTCTACTTTTACAAAAAAAATATGCATGAATAAATACGCCATCATTAGTTTAGTTGTTATCTTTATTGTACTTATCATCTTAAAAGTCAATTTCTTTTGGTTAGCTGTTTTAGCGATTGCTGCAGCTTATTTTGTCCGAAAACATCTACAATCAGTAAAACAAGAAAATACAAATGAGGAGGTTCATAAGAAGGCAGATAAGCTTGATATCCCAAACAATAAGATAAGCTCAAAAGAGGAAGAAAACTAAACCAATATGGACTGAAAGTACCATAGAAGAGCTGTTAATACCCTGTTAAAGGAAAATATTTTTTTAATTCTTTGTAAGGAATTCATTTTCTTTACGACTACAAAGGAAAACCAAAAGTTATTTTTATGAAAAAAATATTTACAATTATACTAATTATTACAGCAAGCTTACAAATATCAGCGCAAAATTTCTATTTTGAACCCAGCAATGAATTATCGAAGGTTATTGGTATTTCTAGTTCAAGTTATTTGCGCTTGAATATTTTAAGAAATCCGGCTGTTGATACTGTTAGGCTCAAATACGAATTAGTCACTAATACCATCCCTGATGAATGGTACCGTTCATACTGTGATAATCATGGATGTATGTCGAGTCTTCCTGAATATGGTGAAATGTCACCTCTCTTTGATGAATTCACAAGCTATATTGAGCTATCCTTCGATCCGCTATATATAAACGGCTCTGGTACAGTAGCCTATTATATTTATGAATCTGGTGATTATGAGAATGGACAAACGATGACCTTCAATGTAGAAACAGAAGATTTTGTTGGTATTGAAGACCGCTTAGCAGAAAAATTAGTTTTAGGTCCAAATCCTTTCCAGTATTTTATTAATGTGAGCAACGACGAGATTATAAAGGAGTTGAACCTTTA from Lentimicrobium sp. L6 encodes:
- a CDS encoding T9SS type A sorting domain-containing protein encodes the protein MKKNYYFVSITLIMLFSTSIYGQYTNGKKASLSTDGTILLENILLPDYSEKSTAEMLNGFPFGSPANASFKNFRGAAIADIDEDGADEIIFGANNKLFVLKGNGETLWTKNVSGTIIYPPSIADMDDDGHLEIILNTGGSPNAGRVYLLDKDGNDLEGWPQNFEEHWMFNAPAISDLDGDNIMEVITCERGNSNYGMLHVIKIDGTPFSDAWPLELPGNLAFTPSIGDIDNNGTKDIIISISSGSLYAINTNGSFIFGFPLIEAGKSFSYQSPIIYDFDGDELMEIVGARHGDASDYYMVKSNGSYPFGWPITSPSGWRYSPPTVVDADDDGEYEIYVGHPNTDGGGAPLDVVFGYNAAGQMLDNLPINKAGGCEGVISVADVNNDDIMDLVFTSNITDADGYGFIHAYSLDGSGEIEGFPLRPKGFTFINSAVLGDINGDELLDISCLSYTNFTGNDSVFITSYNLNVPYDESKILANGYKGNQLRDGNVNIQTNVGISKINDNSFDFTASPNPSDGMINLQLNQKMEDAQISIINYLGEIIYSTRTSGENNIQLDMSNINNGSYLIKIETDNMSMSQKWIKY
- a CDS encoding dimethylarginine dimethylaminohydrolase family protein → MFQKAIVRIPSKSMINGLSSVNLGQPDYQLAIKQHEAYVDALLSCGLEVITLEADENFPDSTFVEDVALCTPHCAIITHPGAESRRGEIEEMKEVLKDEYKNIEFIQAPGTVEAGDIMMVENHYFIGLSARTNEDGAKQMISILEKYGMTGSLVSLEEVLHLKTGLAYLENNYLVACGEFLEKDEFKKFNILEVEQGESYAANCIWVNDTVIIPKGFPKAKEVIGQTGYEIIELDMSEFQKLDGGLSCLSLRY
- a CDS encoding T9SS type A sorting domain-containing protein; amino-acid sequence: MKKIFTIILIITASLQISAQNFYFEPSNELSKVIGISSSSYLRLNILRNPAVDTVRLKYELVTNTIPDEWYRSYCDNHGCMSSLPEYGEMSPLFDEFTSYIELSFDPLYINGSGTVAYYIYESGDYENGQTMTFNVETEDFVGIEDRLAEKLVLGPNPFQYFINVSNDEIIKELNLYDITGKQIQTISTIASTQYTMETSQLNNGIYLLEIIDMFGNKTTRKLTKN